One part of the Trypanosoma brucei brucei TREU927 chromosome 4, complete sequence genome encodes these proteins:
- a CDS encoding pyroglutamyl-peptidase I (PGP), putative, which translates to MKPTKPLLYITGYGPFLEVTENPSATIAQSVAEQVRQSGEADVHHETLDVNLEAVSKYFNRLNESVTAHLEATHPENRVLLVNVGLHSREKEKVLRLEVRAFNELEGNPIDDELPLSTCKDSAFVKGCKLETTTALIEELNAIERNGSDHHEKPRWIISYDAGRYYCNYALYRGVKMQEALNSRVFAVFLHIVASTVVCMEEQVAQVRMLVSHLLKHMEAVE; encoded by the coding sequence ATGAAGCCTACAAAACCACTACTTTACATAACGGGATACGGACCCTTCTTGGAAGTAACGGAGAACCCCAGCGCCACCATTGCGCAAAGTGTAGCGGAACAGGTGAGACAAAGTGGCGAAGCGGATGTCCATCATGAAACACTAGACGTGAACTTAGAGGCCGTTTCCAAATATTTCAACCGCCTCAATGAATCCGTCACCGCTCATCTGGAAGCCACACATCCCGAGAATCGAGTACTTCTCGTCAACGTGGGCCTTCACAGTcgcgaaaaggaaaaggtactGCGGCTGGAAGTGCGCGCCTTCAATGAACTGGAGGGAAACCCCATCGATGATGAGCTTCCCTTGAGTACATGCAAAGACAGTGCTTTCGTGAAGGGATGCAAGctcgaaacaacaacagcccTCATAGAGGAACTCAATGCGATTGAGAGAAATGGTAGCGATCATCACGAAAAGCCTCGTTGGATTATTTCTTACGACGCGGGGCGATATTACTGCAACTATGCACTGTACAGAGGCGTGAAGATGCAGGAAGCTCTAAACAGCCGCGTGTTTGCCGTGTTTTTGCACATTGTAGCATCCACTGTCGTGTGCATGGAAGAGCAGGTTGCGCAGGTCCGCATGCTTGTGTCGCACCTCTTGAAACACATGGAAGCAGTTGAATGA